In one Candidatus Hydrogenedentota bacterium genomic region, the following are encoded:
- a CDS encoding DUF1573 domain-containing protein, with protein MRVFSTLVAGVWMVLTAAWAADAPQAKLVEAGKDHGTVFAGTKVKGTFYVENTGTVPFTITDAKSTCQCTTAVPSKDPIAPGARGEVTYEVSGTSAGTSKKSIRIVTDPPLAEPLVFTSSVTFAPYIEAAAEDLAVEIGQGDPLNARIPLRIAAGVEGLEVLGVKTRTRDVSVAIEGPENGADHVLVVQSTNPLPAGRRPVLAELEFEKDGKGVQNLTVTVNVIPAIQITPAPITVKFDPGKDEATVAITLKSTKGNPFTIKSVTPKVCTIRDVALPKEPAAEQTLSVTFVRSADRLTMRGFLSFEFDGNLGKQTVFTIYQRDLGAASAAAVSNIAAP; from the coding sequence ATGCGAGTATTTTCAACGCTTGTTGCCGGTGTGTGGATGGTCTTGACGGCTGCCTGGGCGGCGGACGCGCCGCAGGCGAAGCTCGTCGAGGCGGGCAAGGACCACGGGACCGTGTTCGCGGGGACCAAGGTCAAGGGCACGTTCTACGTGGAGAATACGGGGACCGTGCCGTTCACGATTACGGACGCGAAGTCCACGTGCCAATGCACGACGGCGGTTCCCTCAAAGGACCCGATCGCGCCGGGGGCGCGCGGGGAAGTGACGTACGAGGTGTCCGGGACTAGCGCGGGCACGAGCAAGAAGAGCATTCGCATCGTGACGGATCCGCCGTTGGCGGAACCGTTGGTGTTTACGTCGTCGGTCACCTTCGCGCCGTATATCGAAGCGGCCGCCGAGGACCTGGCCGTGGAGATCGGGCAGGGCGACCCGCTCAATGCGCGGATTCCGTTGCGCATCGCCGCGGGGGTCGAAGGCTTAGAGGTGCTGGGCGTCAAAACGCGTACGCGCGATGTCTCTGTCGCGATCGAAGGGCCGGAGAACGGCGCCGACCACGTGTTGGTCGTGCAGTCGACAAACCCGCTGCCTGCGGGCAGGCGGCCCGTGCTCGCGGAGCTTGAATTCGAAAAGGACGGCAAAGGCGTTCAGAACCTGACGGTAACGGTAAACGTGATCCCTGCGATTCAAATCACGCCCGCGCCGATTACCGTAAAGTTCGATCCGGGCAAGGACGAAGCAACCGTGGCCATCACGTTGAAGAGCACCAAGGGCAATCCGTTCACGATCAAGTCGGTCACGCCGAAGGTGTGTACGATTCGCGATGTCGCGCTGCCGAAGGAACCGGCGGCGGAACAGACCTTGTCAGTCACGTTTGTGCGCTCCGCCGACCGGCTGACGATGCGCGGGTTCTTGTCGTTCGAGTTTGACGGAAATCTGGGCAAACAGACCGTGTTCACGATTTATCAGCGCGATTTGGGCGCGGCCAGCGCGGCCGCCGTCTCGAACATCGCCGCACCGTAA
- a CDS encoding nucleotidyl transferase AbiEii/AbiGii toxin family protein produces MDDNKIGKTILRISSALRRLSIKHHVTGGVVSSYYGVPRLTIDVDFSVMLPSGHRDLPAIVAELEDSFDIDLESSRGALASHGMFQALDKQTYFKVDFHAKQIVPGELERCVKREIFPGVVVPIASVEDCIMSKLIWWTMGSEKSWHDAVHVLQRQRTVSLDLLGELATHLQLSTELDMLLQEALR; encoded by the coding sequence ATGGACGACAATAAGATCGGCAAGACGATCCTTCGTATTTCGTCCGCCTTACGCCGTTTGTCGATCAAACATCACGTGACGGGCGGCGTAGTTTCGTCTTACTACGGCGTACCGAGACTCACCATCGACGTTGATTTCTCCGTCATGCTGCCATCCGGTCATCGCGATTTACCCGCCATTGTGGCGGAACTGGAAGACTCGTTCGACATCGATCTCGAATCATCGCGCGGGGCGCTCGCGTCCCATGGAATGTTTCAAGCGCTCGATAAGCAAACGTATTTCAAAGTGGACTTCCACGCAAAGCAGATCGTGCCCGGTGAATTGGAGCGCTGTGTCAAACGGGAGATTTTCCCGGGAGTCGTCGTTCCCATTGCCTCGGTCGAAGATTGCATTATGTCGAAGCTGATCTGGTGGACAATGGGCAGCGAAAAATCGTGGCACGACGCCGTCCACGTACTGCAACGGCAGCGAACGGTTTCCTTGGATCTGCTTGGAGAATTGGCCACTCACCTCCAACTTTCAACCGAGCTAGATATGCTGCTCCAAGAGGCGCTCCGGTAG